The genomic segment CCCACACTTCCTGAACAATCTGCGTCAGAATCTAATATACGATCGTGaccccctcacttcccacagcccCAGTGTTTTCCCAGACTAATCGTACTGACCCAGTCCCAAGCCACATGGCAGTAATAATCCGAATCTCACCCGTCTTCGCATTTTCCACACCGGTATGCGCCGTAGTGATGGCTGACAGCGTTGAAAACAATATTCTGCGAAATTAAttgttttaattaattttaaGAAGGAACCTCCCTCAATGCCTCAAAccgggagtgtgggatgggatGGTCGAGaaagagggagtttcattctttGACTGATCCGGGgaatgtgtgatgagacagtctggagagagcttcactctgtgtttgaccccgggagtatgtgatgggacggtgtggagggagattcacccctTGTGCCTGGTCctgggagtgtgagatgggactaTGTGattggagcttcactctgtgtctgactcgtgtgtgatgggacggtgtggagggagtttcactctgcatctgaccccgggagtgtgttatttgacggtgtggagggagcttcactctgtgtctgaccccgggagtgtgtgataggacggtgtggagggagtttcactctgtgtctgactccgggagtgtgtgatgggcggtgtggtgggagcttcactcagtgtctgacccgggagcgtgtgatgggacggtgtggagggagattcactctgtgtctgaccccgggagtgtgttatggaacggtgtggagggagattcactctgtgtctgaccccgggagtgtgtgaggggacggtgtggagggagattcactctgtgtctgacccgggagtgtgtgatgggacggtgtggagggagattcactgtgtgtctgaccccgggggtgggggggggggtggtgcgacaggacggtgcggagggagattcactctgtgtctgacccgggagtgtgtgatggggcggtgtggagggagattcactctgtgtctgacccgggagtgtgagatgggacggtgtggagggagattcaccctgagtctgaccccgtgagcgtgtgatgggacggtgcggagggagattcactctgtgtctgagccgggagtgtgtgttggggcggtgtggaaggagcatcaatagacaatagacaataggtgcaggagtagagcATTCGACCCTcccagcctgcaccgccattctgagatcatggctgattatctactaccactctgagGCTGATCCCGGGGAGCTTCTGATGGAGCTTTGTTCTGTTTCTGACCTTGGCAGTGTGTGATGCTGGGCTATGTACTGGACTTCACTCAGTGTCCCACACCGGGAGGGTGAGATAGGACATTttagagggagtttcaccctgtTCCAGACCCAGGCAAAGTGTGATGGAACACCGTGGACGGACTGTCACTCTGTAGCTGTCACCACGAGGTGTGACTGGTCGTTCTGGAAGGATTTTATCTCTGCGTCCGATACCTGGGAGTATGTTATGGGAGTTTTACTCTCTGACTGACTCCGCGAAAGTGTGTTAGGACGAGATGGAGGcatcatcactctgtgtctgacacagggAGTGCGTCATGGcacggtgtggagggtgggttacTCGGTTCTGTACCgggatgtgtgtgatgggacggtgtggagggagcttcactctgtgcctgacctcgGGAATATGTGATCGGATACTGTGTTGggagattctctctctgtgtgtccccgggagtgtgtgttgaGACGGTGTGaacggagcttcactctgtgtctgacccgagaGTATGTGATGGCatcgtgtggagggagattcactctgagtctgaccccgggagtgtgtgatgggacggtgtggagggagattcactctgtgtctgtccccgggagtgtgtgatggtacggtgtggagggagattcactctgagtctggtcccgggagtgtgtgatgggacggtgtggagggagattcactctgtgtctggcaaATGTAGTTTATGATGGGACCaagtggaggaagattcactctatGTCTCACCCCAGGAGATTCTGATTGTTGTAAATATCTCCTCTCTCGGTGCGACACATACCTCCTCTGCTTTCGAATTTATTTCCAGTAGCCTTGCATCAAAGTTTGAACAATGTTCCTTCGCTTCAATGTAAGATGTTTTCAACGTGGATATGAAATAACAGCGGTCTGCCTTTCTGATCCAGTCCTGAAAACACGTTTGCTCTGCAAATCAGGAACAAGAAAAAGTGAATATCCTaccacaccgtcgcatcacacactcccggggtcagacacagtgtaaatcttcctccataccgtcccatcacacactcccggggtcagacacagagtgaatctccctccacaccgtcccatcacacactccaggggtcggacacagagtgaatctccccccacaccgtcgcatcacacactcgcggggtcagacacagtgtaaaTCTTCCTCCATACCGTCCcctcacatactcccggggtcagaaacggAGTGAATCTCGCtccacaccgacccatcacacactcccgtggtcagacacagagttcaTCTCCCTCCATGCCGCCCCATTGCACACTCCCccggtcggacacagagtgaatctccctccacaccgtcccatcacacacgcccgggatcagacacagagtgaatttccctccattccgccccattacacactcccgctGTCAGACATAGAGTTAAACTCTCCACCTCCACCCTCtacccatccctctctcccctgtgatGAGGAGCAACAGAGGCGGGGTACATTGTCTCACCTCTTCTCCTGGTGAGGTATTGGCAAATCTGAGCTTTGCTTTCGGTGATGTTCTTGTATTTCATGTCGACGTGATTGAATTGATGACGGAGATTGGTGTGCGCTCGATTCAGAACAGAGAGGTCCGAATTGAGGACGGTTATGTTATTTTCGAGTGTGGAGATGCGGGAATACTCTGAGATTCTGGACTCAAGTGTTGAGTTCAACTCATGGACTTTTAGTTGATATTGGAGCTGGGTCCTGTTCATCTCCTGATGCTGTTTCCAAAGTCTCCGGTAGTTTCGGTCGCAAATGATCAGAGACTGACGAAGCTGTAACACTGAGAGTGTTGTTGTCAGGTGACGCCGCCGTCAGTGTCACGGTGAGTGATGTGTCCGTGTTATGGTGAAGGCAGTGACAGCGTCACGGTTTCGGGTGTATCGGTGTCACGGTGCGGGCAGCGTAGTTTTCACGTGTGGGCTGGACGGTGTGACGGTGCGTGACGTGacggtgtcactgtgaggggaGTGGGAGCGTTACTGTCACGTTGTCATGGTGAGGGGCGTGCAGGTATCTCCTGGAGAGCTGTGTTGGTGTCAAGGTGTTTGCTGCTTCGGTATCACGGTGTTGGGAGCGCCGATGTCGCAGTGTGAGGGAGTGTGGGTGTCACGGAGAGGTGTGTATCGGAGTTACGGTGagaggtgtgttggtgtcacagtgagagcgTTTCGATGTCACGTTGATCGTCGTGTCAGTGTCACGAGGTTTTACGACAACTTTTCATTACAATCTCTTTACGGTCCGACTCCACCCGGAGCTCCTTCGACTCACCATAAATCGAGAGCCCGACCACTATCGCGACGAGGACGAACATAGTAAGGCAAAGTGGACAGATCTTACAGTGCCATCTATTTCCGATGTTCTCGCTCGGCTCCTGTTTATGCGCATCTGTGGAGAATCCATTCAACGTGTGCGTGAATTCAACCATGACCCGCAGGGTAGCTTATTTCCACCCACCATGCCTCATGTCTGACTGATTCCATTGATCTGGTAAGAGTGAAGacgagatttacgaggatgtttagTGGCTGCTTGCAAGAGCCGTACCGTAAGGGAGTGGTTCGCACGACGCGTTACAGTACcagggacccaggttcaattcccacagctgccgCAAGGAGATTGCACTTCTTCCCCGTGACCGGCAGGTGCTCCAGGTTGCTCCCATAGTCAGTAGACAGACCAGTTGTAagataattggtcactgtaaaatgTACAGTGTCTAGGCCGGgattggggaattgctgggcatCGCGGTCTGAAAGCCTGGAAGGGCCTGTCCGCACagtttttcaataaataaataaatctaaatattTGTTTTGGGGAAAAAATGAAATTCAAGGTCGAATATGTTTTACATATACAACCGGGGTTGTTTTAGTGGGTAGCGGATCAGCTGCAGATCGGTGGAGAATTTGCTGATGGGATTAAATCCGGGTAGGTTCTGGGAAGTCAATTTTGCGAAGGAATTGGACACATTAACGGCGATATACTTAATTGTCGACGTAGAAAGGGATCGAGTGTTAAACGCGCAGGTCAATGGGATGTTGAAAAGTTGAGATTAGACAAGCCTTTGTCAATATCCCTCTCATGGGAGTTTCATTCGCAAGATTGCGATGACCGGAATTCGCGGTTATTTGGGAATTTGCGTTAAGAATTAGCTCGTGCTAATTTAGACATGTGCCGGTTGCCAGTTCGCAGTCCGTGACTGATGGTGTTATGTACCGATCCGCACTGAGATCTCTGCTGTCTGCGGCAAAGACTCGGATGAAAACCTGTGTGTTCAGGACATCCAGCATCCTAGATTCAGTAAAGTGTTTTGTTTTTGTCACATAAAGACCAACAGTACAGCATGAGATAATTCGGCGCACAATGTTGTCCCAAATGCATTCCCGCTACTCTTAGATATTATATCTCTGGAAATAAAAGGtaactgtctgtctactctgtctataatCTTATAACCcattatcagatctcccctcagcttcgaAACCTCATCTTATAACCcattatcagatctcccctcagcttcgaAACGTCATCGAAACCTGGCACAGACTTTTAAACACTCTACAGAGACTATCCAAGcacttgacatctttcctatcgtTGGGTGACCAGAACACTTTTCAAAACGCATGATGCAACCCGACCAGTGATTTTCATAAAGTTGCAACGTAActccctgacttttgaactcattaTGGGGACGAACAATGGCAATCATGATAGACGCCTTCTTCACCCTATCAGAAAGCCTGACCATGAGCAATAGCATTCGaccgcaagatccctctgctAATCAACACTGTTTACAGTCTTGGCTTTAATAGTGCGCTATCTCTTAGCATTTAACATTGTCACCAACTGATCCTCGTTACATCCAGAGATACAGAAAGTAGTAGAACAAGGTAAGTCAATAACACGATGGAAACTAAAGTACCACAGTTTCAGAGAAGGTGCACTGCAGGAAGGCAATACGGTACAAGGGCGCAGGTACCCAGATCAAGACGTGAAGAGAGCCTGCTATCGTAATAGGTGATCGTCTGATACCAGGGCGACAGAAGCTGTGCTTCAGCCGAGTTACAGCTatttaagaccttggtcagacttcccttggagtaccgtgttcagctctggtcacctcactacaggaaggatgtggatgctatagagagagtgcagaggagacttacaaagatgctgcctggattggagggcctACCTTATGAAAATAGGATGACTGAACTTCGtattttctccttagagcgacagaggatgagagtgacgggtagaggtgtacaagataatgagaggtattgatggAATGGATAGCCAAAGGCGTCCCGCCCCAactcccccaccccgccccccagGGCTGAAGTGTCTAACACGAGGAGGTAGAGTTCAGTATAGTCTAGATACCGAggaggatgtcagggataagattttctcagagagtggtgcgtgtgtggaatgcactgccagcggcagtggtggaagcggatacaatagggtattttaagagaccctTACAGCTTAGaaataatagagggctatgagccaGGAAAATTCGAGGTCGTTTCTCGAGGAGGTCTCATGGCCGGCACAACATTGCGCTCTATGGTCAATGAGATTTCCATGTTTCCATGAGGCAGTcacagatgagagctacaggggtGTAGTCACGCCTAGGCTGTCgaaagcaggtcgttgggtgacagtcagaggggggagagCGAagatgagcagacaggtagtgcagagcactccTGTAGCCATTCCATTGAACAACAAGTTACTGTCCTAGATACTGTTGCCGGGGACGACCGTCCAGGTGTGAGCCACAGAGGCAGgtcctccggcactgagtctgacctgatggtgcagaagggtgggacggagaagaggagagctgtcgtcattggagactctatagtcaggggagcagacaggagattttgtgaacgtgagaaggacacccgcatggtttgctgcctcccgggtgcccgggtccgggatgtctctgaccgggtgcacgacaccCTGgcacgagagggaaagcaaccagaagtcgtgatacatgttgagaccaaagacataggcaggaagagggatgaggtccagaTGTGTGAGTTTCtggactaggcagaaggctgaagaacaggacgtcaagggtggcgttctcaggattgctgccagtgctacgtgacagtaaTTGTAAGAATTGGAGAAGATGaaagttgaatgcgtggctgaggagttggtgcagagagCAGGggtttagatttctggatcaatgggatctcttctggggaaggtgggatctgtacagattggatgggttgcacctgaactcgagggagaGAAATATCCTTTGCATGTAGGTATGCTAGCATGTttcggagggtttaaactaatttgtaagGGGATTGGACCCAGAGCGATGgatcagtgaaagaagtgcatggagtaaagccagatctaacatacagagaggctttgaggaaacagaagcagaataaaccgtgtaaagacagtaaggtagaagggctgaaatgtgtgtacctcaatgcaacaAACATCAGGAGCAAAGGAGATGAAATGAGAGCTTGGATaattacatggaattatgatgtagtggccattacagagacttggctgacaccagggcaggaatggattcacaATATTTCtgcatttcagtgctttaaatgtGATAGACAGggcggaaaagggggaggaggggtggcattactggacagggatactattacagctacagaaagggtgggtaatgtagcagaatcctcttttgggtcactatgggtggaagtcaggaacaggaagggagcagttactccattgggggtattctataggcccccaggTAGGAGCAGAGATACaggggagcagattgggaggcagattttggaaaggagcAAAAATAactgggttgttatcatgggtgactttaacttccctaatattgattggcacctgattagttccaggggtttagatggggcagagtttgtgaagtgtgtccaggacggattcctgtcacagtatgtggacaggccgagtAGGGGgtatgccatactagatctaataCTAGGTAATGGACCGGGTCAGTTCACAgttctctcagtgggtgaacattTGGGGGACATTGTCCACCGCACCCTGGTCactagcattatcatggaaaaggatggaatcaaagaggacagggacatttttaattggggaagggcaaattatgagtctatagggctagaacttgcgggtgtgaattgggttgatgtttttgtagggaaaagtactatggacatgtggtcgatgtttagagatctcttgcacgATGTTAGAGATAATTTTGTCCCCGTGAGGAAGATAAATaacggtagggtgaaggaaccatgggtgacaagtgaggtagaaaACCTAGTCAGTTAAAAGAAAGCAGcaaacatgaggtttaggaagcaaggatcaaatgggtctattgaggaatatagggaaacaagaaaggagcttaagagggggctgagaagagcaggaaagcgacatgagaaggccttggcgagtaggctgaaggaaaactccaaggcattcttcaattatatgaattaaaaaaaaaacgatGACAGGAATGCAgacaggaccgattagagataaaggtgggaagatgagcctggaggctgtggaagtgagcgaggtcctcgatgagtacttctcttcggtattcaccaatgagagggaacttgatgatggtgaggacaatatgagtgaggttgatgttctggagcatgttgatattaagggaggggaggtgttagacttgttaaaatacattaggacagataagtccctggggcctgacggaatattccccaggctgctccacgaggcgagggaagagaattctgagcctctggctaggatcgtAATGTCCTCgatgtccacaggaatggtaccgaaggattggagggaggcgaatgttgtccccttgttcaaaaatgtagcagggatagtccgggtaattatagtccagtgagccTCACGCCTGTgttgggaaaactgttggaaaagattgttCGAGATAGGATCTCAGGGCAtttgagaatcatggtctgattttaataaggaatttgacaaggttccacacggtaggcttattcagaaagtcagaaggcatgggatacagggacgtttggccaggtggattcagaattgccttgcctgcagaaggcagagggtcgtggtggagggagtacattcagattggaggattgtgactagtggtgtccaacacggatctgttctgggacctctactgttcgtgatttttattaacgacctggatgtgggggcagaagggtggtttagcaagtttgcagacgacacaaaggtatTGTAGATACTGCAacggattgtcaaagattgcagagagtaattgatacgatgcagaagtggactgcgaagtggcagatggagttcaacccggcgaaatgtgaagtggtacactttggaagaacaaactccaaggtagagtacaaagtaaatggcaggatacttggtagtgtggaggagcagagggatctggaggtacattTCCACACtaccttgaaagttgcctcacaggtggttagcgtagttaagaaaacttttgGGGTGCTATATttaataagtcgagggatagtgtTTTAGAGTCGCCGTGTAATGATGCAGATCTCTAAAACCCAGgttaggccccacttggagtactgggtccAGTACTGGTCGCCtttctataggaaggatgtggaagcactggaaagggtacaaaggagatttaccaggatgctgcctggtttagagagtatgcattatgatcagagattaagggagctagggctttcctctttggagagaaggaggatgagaggagacatgatagaggtgtacaagatattaagaggaatagatagagtggatagccagcgcctcttccccagggcaacaCTACTCAATcaagaggacacggctttaaggcaaggggtgggaagttccaggaggatattagaggaaggttttttacacagagagtggttggtgcgtggaatgcactgccgagtCAGTGATGGAGTCAGATGCACTTGTGTGGTTTAATagtctactagacaggtatgtggaggaatttaaggtggggcttatatgagagacagtgtttgagggtcggcacagcattgtggtccgaaggacctgtactgtgctgtactattctatgttctatgttctatgttttatgttctggtGAGACATGTTTTCGTGTCTTCCTTTCCGTGGTGTGGGTAAAGATGAGAGAATATCGGCTGTGGGTGGGGGTCGTTCTTTGATGATACTGGCTGTTTATCGGGTCTGCGGGGTGTGCAGACAGACCTCatgggaggggaggctggtttcagagttgtgctcagctgtgtccacagtttcttgcggtcacagTTTCTATTTCTGATTGAGGAACCAGGACGTTTCATCAGAGCAGTGAGGTGGATGGGAACTCAATAAGGCATTACATTTTTCCACTGTCCACTACTCTGTATTATGGTGTCGAACCCAGGGAGATTTCACTGACTGATTTGTGCGGATTGGTAGGCATTTGTAGAATTGAACAGGTCCATTTACAAGGTCCCAGATTGTACATCACTCTGGAAGATGGAAGagagggaggtagggagagaCGGACAGGGAACGGAGCAGAtatagggggagggatggggacgagagggggattggaaaatagaagagggagggagaagctGGATGGTCTGAGACCCAGGGAGAGTAATCGGGTCTTTTTAACCGGGAAAGACAGAATTGGCACTGATAGCAGATGTACCATACATAGACTTTAATAGGACTATTAACAAGGTCCTAGATGGCACACCGCTCTAGAGGATGGTGTGCGAAGCAGAGAGGGGTGGCTAACTGGATGTAAAATTGGCTTTGTTGTACGGGCAAAGCTTTAAGGTTGAAAATCGCTTCTCAGGCTGGATGCCCGTCACTAGCGGTGTTCACCAGCAGTTCGGTAGTGGGACAAATGAACTTTTACAAATATATCGACCATTTGTAGCAGATTATACAGGATGCTGCTGGTGAGCTTGCAGACGACACTAACGTTGGTGGAGTTGTTAAAAGCGAAGACCGGTATCACTTACGGGGGATATCGGTCAGATGGGGAAGAGGGCTGAGCACTGGTTGATGCAGTTGAATTCAACAAGGGCGAGCTGTTGTATTTCAAGAAGTGGACTAACAGGGTAGAATTATCACAGTGACCGAGTGTAACCCTGTGAAATTTAATAGAACATAGGGCCGAGGGGTACAGGTGCACGGTTCCCTGAGCGTGAAGTCGCAGGTCGACAGGGCGGTGCGGAAGGCGTCTGACGCACCGGCCTTCATGTGTGGGCACTGAGTACGGGAGTCAAGAGTcacgttgcagttgtacaagacgtcgGTGAGGCCGCACAGGGAGTACGGTGTTCAGTTTCGGTCGCCCTGCTGTCACTGAACTGGaaggaatgcagagggagatttaagCGGATGCTGCAGAGAGCCGAGGACTGAGTTACGGAGAGAGTTCAGGCAGGGCGGGACTTTATATCTATGGGCGCAggggtgactttatagaggtgAATAAAAGCACGAGGGTCACAGAAAAGGTGAATGCGCAAAGTCGTTTTCTGTAGGCTTGGAGAATCGAGAACCCGAGCTCACAGGTCTGAGGTGATAGCAGAAAGAGATTTAATTGGGGACCCGAATGCGACTTTTTTTTCACCCAGACGGCGGTCCaactatggaacgagctgcccgaAAAAGAGCGACAGCGAAAGAGTGAAGGGGAGACATGTAGAATGGGAGTAGCAGAGAGCGGGACAGAGGGAGCGAGATAGAattggtgagagagagggaaaagatagAGGGTTAACTGCACACTATTTTTGCTCCCCGCTATATTATTGTTAaaactttgttctttttttcacacaTTGATTATATGACTGTCTTGCGgctagagaaattctaggcagtctctgtTGTACGTTAGATAGTCggaataacattgtgggccgaagggcttgccatgtactgtagatttctatgttctgatgATACATGCTTTCATTTCCTCCTTTCCATGGGTTTAGTGCAGAAGAGAGATGGGTTGGCCTGTGCAGATGTGGATTTTTGATGATGCTAGCTGATTTACCGAGATAGCAGAAAATGCTGACAAAGTtcctggaggggaggctggtttcggGTTTCGGAGATGTTCACAGCTGTGTCCACAGTGCTCTACAGTTCCATGTGGTTAATGGCGGAGCAGTTTGTATATTTTGAGTGAGGAACCAGGACGGGATCTCAATAAGGCATTTCATGTTTCCAATTTGTAGGTTACTCTGTATGATGGTGTGGCGACCCGTGCGCCGACACTGGTATCAAGCGTTATGGGTCCTACCCTCCTTCCCTTGGAGAagattggtgtcgtggagaggggagacttgcagcatgggcaactgctggtcttccatacaaccttgcccacgcCTACGCccaggagagtgaagactttccaggcgcagatccatggtcccgCAAGACTAACGTTGTGGTGACCTGGGAGATTTGACGGATTGATTTGCTCGATTTGGTAGACATACTGCACACTGACTTTAACACATCCATTCACAAGGTCCCTGAAGGTAGATCGCTCTGGAAGATGGAAGATAAGGCTGGTAGAGATACAGAAGGGACAATGAGATCTGATAGAGGGTTGCGAGGGGATGAACGGGCGGGTGGAAGATAGAAGAGGCAGGAAGATTCTCGATGAGAATCAGAGTGAGTTGTCGGGCTGATTTGACCGGATAAGACAGAGCCGGCACGGAGAGTAGACTATAACAGGGCAATTAAGCAGTCCCAGATAGCTGTCTATTCTGAAGGAAGATATGGAACACAAAGAGA from the Mobula birostris isolate sMobBir1 chromosome 13, sMobBir1.hap1, whole genome shotgun sequence genome contains:
- the LOC140207274 gene encoding uncharacterized protein; the encoded protein is MDDSETHRNAKFAKTDTRSAPRAEPDVSYAELKFKTRSQLQVRTDADGLTPIYSELNFRKDDVPINEIEDPPIASAPGRLPDTEQRDAHKQEPSENIGNRWHCKICPLCLTMFVLVAIVVGLSIYVLQLRQSLIICDRNYRRLWKQHQEMNRTQLQYQLKVHELNSTLESRISEYSRISTLENNITVLNSDLSVLNRAHTNLRHQFNHVDMKYKNITESKAQICQYLTRRREQTCFQDWIRKADRCYFISTLKTSYIEAKEHCSNFDARLLEINSKAEENIVFNAVSHHYGAYRCGKCEDGEETSSLIYKYSTGRPVCVNCDSDGWRNYCNHQHRFICKKCAHSCTDIPERIQGLCQQSIIFPTRRRPEPNAVLQVWPHQCLVQLQCDLPNPILSDEQRATCPVCLQRIFVTAITV